In Carassius carassius chromosome 5, fCarCar2.1, whole genome shotgun sequence, one genomic interval encodes:
- the LOC132141163 gene encoding spectrin beta chain, non-erythrocytic 1-like isoform X2, translated as MDFDPREHEPCLSPAAFVNQVQYSNILEGRFKQLQDEREAVQKKTFTKWVNSHLGRVTCRIGDLYTDLRDGRMLIRLLEVLSGEQLPKPTKGRMRIHCLENVDKALQFLKEQKVHLENMGSHDIVDGNHRLTLGLIWTIILRFQIQDISVETEDNKEKKSAKDALLLWCQMKTAGYPNVNVHNFTTSWRDGLAFNAIVHKHRPDLIDFDNLKRSNAHYNLQNAFNVAEKELGLTKLLDPEDVNVDQPDEKSIITYVATYYHYFSKMKALAVEGKRIGKVLDYAIEADQLIEKYETLASELLQWIEQTIVTLNDRQLANSLNGVQNQLQAFNTYRTVEKPPKFTEKGNLEVLLFTIQSKMRANNQKVYIPREGKLISDINKAWERLEKAEHERELALRNELIRQEKLEMLAARFDRKAAMRETWLSENQRLVSQDSFGVDLGAVEAATRKHEAIETDIQAYGERVAAVEAVARELEAEGYHEVRRILARRDNVLRLWEYLKELLAARRERLFAHRDLQRLLQEMSYIMDWMEDMESRLQSQDSGKHLHDVEDLLQKHTLVEADISAQAERVKAVQAAAKRFTSNEQNYKPCDPSLVEEKVDLLGRTYGDLGQLAVDRRARLDDSRRLWQFLWELGEEAAWIREQEQILSGGDYGKDLSSALHLLSKHEAFRDEMAARYGPLGNSIAGGETLVKEGHFGAPEVTERIKDVKAQWSHMEEASQLREQGLKESVALHQFQTDANDMDAWILETLRQVSSQEVGHDEFSTQTLARKQREVEEEIQSHRSLIDSLHEQASTLPEAYAQSPQVEGRLPAIEQQYEELERLSSSWRQDLDGALALYRMFSEASACQLWVGEKELWLHNMEIPTKLEDLEVVQQRFETLEPEMNTLGARISDVNQVAQQLLGSDNRNKEQIDQTQNQLNKRWSDFQSLANQRKQALESALNIQNYHLECNEIKSWMKEKTKVIESTQSLGNDLAGVMALQRKLTGMERDLEAIQGKLDDLRSEAEKLASEHPEQEEEIKGRLAEIQDVWEELRATMKRREESLGEASKLQGFLRDLDDFQAWLSRTQTTVASEDTPTSLAEAERLLAQHEAIKNEVDNYREDYEKMRATGAEVTQGQTDAQHMFLAQRLQALDTGWNELRRMWESRHCVLAQAFDFQTLLRDAKQAEGFLNSQEYVLSHTEMPSSLQGAVEAIKKHEDFLTTMEANEEKINGVVESGRRLISDGNTYADKIQEKTDSIQERHQKNRQAANELLAKLKDNRELQHFLQDGQELNLWINEKMLTAQDMSYDEARNLHSKWQKHQAFMAELASNKDWLDKIDKEGQVLVKEKPELEQTVSETMGSLQKQWEELESTTQAKAQCLFDANRAELFTQSCSALDSWLQNISSQLQSDDFGKDLTSVNILLKKHQMLEHQMEVREKEVQSLQSQALALAQEDAGIVEVDGQQRRVTESFSNLQDPLRQRRQQLLDSKEAHQFNRDLEDEILWVKERMPLATSTDHGKDLPSVQLLIKKNQTLQKEIQGHQPRIDDIQAHGRNMSPEESEMDRERRAALDVRLAELRELWALLISETEKRNLRLEEANRAQQFYADAAEAEAWMGEQELHMMSEEKAKDEQSALVMVKKHQILEQALEDYAQTIHQLANSSRLMVNSEHPESERITLRQAQVDKLYAGLKDLAEERRGKLQERLRLTQLKREVDDLEQWIAEREVVAGSHELGQDYEHVTMLRDKFREFARDTSTIGQERVDAVNDQADELIESGHPENASVAEWKDGLNEAWADLLELIDTRTQMLAASYELHRFHQDAREALGLIREKKETLAGAELGRDLNTVQHLLRQHTAYEHDVQALSGQITQVQDDAARLQKAYAGEKADDIHRHERAVTEAWEGLQSATQARRLLLLDTVEKFRFLNMVRDLMLWMEGVSLQIQSHDSPRDVSSAGLVIANHQDIKSEIETRADSFTASSEMGRTLINNNHYASDEIQEKLDQLQARRTEINQKWQEKMDHLQIVLEVLQFSRDASMAESWLAGQEPLVRGAELGSNVDEVESLIKRHEAFEKLAAGWEDRFTQLEKLTTLEEQEIQRRREEEERARRPPTPPPVEEVVQSEINDSAARTSLDQTTLNQSVSVNGDYSDQETSQSLSVSVSELKKPEPKPESKPQCNPVSKPVPKAHKAQERGSESESVNGPGRDSGLDSASRQDPSATLPGRGGAEAATEIMEGILCRKQEMESHNKKAATRSWQNVYCILRKGSLGFYKDNKSASSGIPYHGEVPISLTEAVCEVAHDYKKRKHVFKLRLGDGKEFLFQAKDEAEMSSWIQAIQSSLSSTEHSPGGTRGLSRAMTMPPMSPSSGDAGGVTMRNKDGKERDREKRFSFFGKKK; from the exons ATCCAAGACATTAGCGTTGAGACAGAGGACAACAAGGAGAAGAAATCAGCCAAAGATGCTCTGCTGCTGTGGTGTCAGATGAAGACTGCAGG GTACCCAAATGTCAATGTCCACAACTTTACCACCAGCTGGAGAGATGGTCTAGCGTTCAATGCCATAGTGCACAAACACAG GCCAGACTTGATTGACTTTGATAATCTTAAGCGCTCTAATGCCCACTATAACCTGCAGAATGCCTTTAATGTGGCAGAGAAGGAACTGGGTCTTACCAAGCTACTGGATCCAGAGG ATGTGAATGTTGATCAGCCTGATGAGAAGTCCATCATCACATATGTGGCCACATACTACCACTACTTCAGCAAGATGAAGGCGCTCGCCGTAGAGGGCAAGAGAATTGGCAAG GTGCTAGACTATGCTATTGAAGCAGATCAGCTGATAGAGAAATATGAGACTCTGGCCTCAGAGCTGCTGCAGTGGATTGAACAAACCATTGTTACCCTTAATGACCGTCAGCTCGCTAACTCGCTCAATGGGGTTCAGAACCAGCTACAGGCCTTCAATACATACCGCACCGTGGAGAAACCACCCAA GTTTACTGAAAAGGGAAATTTGGAGGTTTTGCTCTTCACCATTCAGAGTAAAATGAGAGCAAACAATCAGAAAGTCTACATCCCACGAGAGGGAAAACTcatctctgacatcaacaag GCATGGGAGAGGCTGGAGAAAGCAGAACATGAGAGGGAGTTGGCACTGAGAAATGAGCTGATTCGTCAGGAGAAGCTGGAGATGTTGGCCGCACGTTTTGACCGCAAAGCAGCCATGAGAGAAACCTGGCTCAGCGAAAACCAGCGGCTGGTCTCACAG GACAGTTTTGGTGTTGACCTGGGTGCTGTGGAAGCAGCCACTCGCAAACACGAGGCCATTGAGACAGACATTCAGGCGTATGGTGAGCGTGTAGCAGCTGTAGAAGCTGTTGCTCGAGAACTGGAGGCGGAGGGATATCATGAAGTGCGGCGCATACTGGCACGGAGGGATAACGTCCTCAGACTGTGGGAGTATCTGAAGGAACTACTTGCAGCACGTAGAGAGAGGCTGTTTGCACACAGAGACCTGCAGCGCCTCCTACAGGAGATGAGCTACATCATGGACTGGATGGAAGACATGGAG agTCGCCTGCAATCTCAGGACAGTGGCAAACACCTTCATGATGTGGAGGACttgctgcagaaacacacacttgTGGAAGCTGATATATCCGCACAGGCTGAGCGAGTCAAGGCCGTgcaagctgctgcaaagagattTACTTCAAATGAACAAA ATTATAAGCCATGTGACCCCTCTCTGGTTGAAGAGAAGGTGGATCTTCTTGGCCGAACGTATGGAGATCTCGGGCAGCTGGCAGTGGATCGACGAGCTCGACTGGATGATTCACGAAGGTTGTGGCAGTTCCTGTGGGAACTGGGAGAGGAGGCCGCCTGGATCCGAGAGCAGGAGCAGATCCTGTCCGGAGGAGACTACGGAAAGGACTTAAGCTCCGCTCTTCACCTTCTGTCTAAACATGAGGCCTTCAGGGATGAGATGGCAGCCCGGTATGGCCCTCTAGGGAACAGCATTGCTGGTGGAGAGACCCTGGTGAAGGAAGGGCACTTTGGAGCTCCTGAGGTGACAGAGCGAATCAAGGACGTGAAAGCACAGTGGTCGCACATGGAGGAG GCCTCACAGTTGCGTGAGCAGGGACTGAAAGAGTCTGTAGCTCTCCATCAGTTCCAGACAGATGCAAACGACATGGACGCCTGGATACTGGAAACACTAAGACAG GTGTCTAGTCAAGAAGTTGGCCATGATGAGTTTTCTACACAGACTCTGGCCAGAAAGCAGAGAGAGGTGGAGGAGGAAATTCAAAGTCACCGATCACTCATCGACTCACTACATGAACAGGCCTCTACACTGCCTGAAGCATATGCACAGTCTCCACAG GTGGAGGGCCGTCTCCCAGCAATAGAGCAGCAATATGAAGAGTTAGAGAGGCTGTCGTCGTCATGGCGACAGGACTTAGATGGAGCACTTGCATTATATCGTATGTTTAGCGAAGCTAGTGCCTGCCAGCTGTGGGTCGGAGAAAAAGAACTGTGGCTGCATAACATGGAGATTCCCACCAAACTGGAGGATCTGGAGGTGGTCCAGCAGAG GTTTGAAACTCTGGAGCCAGAGATGAACACACTGGGTGCTCGCATTTCTGATGTCAATCAAGTGGCTCAACAGCTTCTTGGATCAGACAACCGCAACAAAGAGCAGATTGACCAGACACAGAACCAACTCAATAAGAG GTGGTCTGATTTCCAGAGTCTGGCCAACCAGCGCAAACAAGCTCTGGAATCAGCACTGAATATCCAGAACTATCATCTAGAGTGTAATGAGATCAAGAGCTGGATGAAGGAGAAGACCAAGGTCATCGAGTCCACGCAGAGCCTTGGAAATGACCTGGCTGGGGTCATGGCTCTGCAGCGTAAGCTCACTGGTATGGAGAGAGACCTGGAGGCTATACAG GGTAAGCTGGATGACCTGCGTTCTGAGGCCGAGAAGTTGGCATCTGAGCACCCCGAGCAGGAGGAGGAGATCAAGGGTCGGCTGGCTGAAATCCAGGATGTGTGGGAGGAGCTTCGAGCCACCATGAAACGGCGCGAGGAGTCACTGGGCGAAGCCTCTAAGCTTCAGGGCTTCCTTAGAGATCTTGATGACTTCCAGGCATGGCTTTCTCGCACACAGACCACTGTGGCATCTGAGGACACACCTACATCTTTGGCGGAAGCAGAGCGTCTGCTGGCTCAGCATGAGGCCATCAAGAATGAAGTAGATAATTACAGGGAAGATTACGAGAAGATGAGAGCTACTGGAGCTGAG GTGACTCAGGGACAGACTGATGCCCAGCACATGTTCCTAGCTCAGCGGCTTCAAGCATTGGACACTGGCTGGAATGAGCTGAGGAGAATGTGGGAGAGCCGCCACTGTGTCCTCGCTCAGGCCTTTGATTTCCAAACCTTGCTACGAGATGCAAAACAAGCAGAGGGCTTCCTCAATAGCCAG GAGTATGTTCTTTCACACACAGAGATGCCCTCCAGCCTTCAAGGGGCTGTGGAGGCCATCAAGAAACATGAAGACTTCCTCACCACCATGGAGGCCAATGAAGAAAAGATCAACGGCGTGGTTGAGTCTGGACGGAGACTCATTTCAGATGGCAACACCTATGCAGACAAGATCCAAGAGAAGACAGACTCCATTCAGGAGAG GCACCAGAAGAACAGACAAGCTGCAAATGAGCTGCTAGCTAAACTGAAGGACAACAGAGAGCTGCAGCACTTCCTGCAGGATGGACAAGAG CTGAACTTGTGGATAAATGAGAAAATGTTGACGGCTCAGGACATGTCCTATGATGAGGCTAGAAACCTCCACAGCAAGTGGCAGAAGCACCAGGCCTTCATGGCTGAGCTAGCCTCCAATAAAGACTGGCTGGACAAGATTGACAAG GAGGGTCAGGTGTTAGTGAAGGAGAAGCCTGAACTGGAGCAGACGGTATCAGAGACTATGGGCAGCCTGCAGAAGCAGTGGGAGGAGCTTGAGAGCACCACTCAAGCCAAAGCTCAGTGTCTGTTTGATGCTAACCGAGCTGAACTTTTCACACAAAGCTGTTCAGCACTGGACTCCTGGCTCCAGAACATCTCCTCTCAACTCCAAAGCGATGACTTTGGAAAAGATCTCACCAGTGTCAACATCTTGCTCAAGAAGCACCAG ATGCTGGAGCATCAGATGGAGGTGCGTGAGAAAGAGGTCCAGTCTCTGCAGTCACAGGCTCTGGCCTTGGCCCAAGAGGATGCTGGGATTGTGGAGGTGGATGGGCAGCAGAGAAGGGTGACAGAGAGCTTCTCTAATCTGCAGGACCCTCTAAGACAGCGGAGGCAGCAACTTCTTGATTCAAAAGAGGCTCATCAGTTCAACAGAGACCTTGAGGATGAAATT TTATGGGTAAAGGAGAGGATGCCTCTCGCCACGTCCACAGACCATGGTAAAGATCTTCCCAGTGTACAGCTTCTCATCAAAAAGAATCAG ACTCTGCAGAAAGAGATTCAGGGTCATCAGCCCCGTATCGACGACATCCAGGCTCATGGTAGGAACATGTCCCCTGAGGAGTCAGAGATGGACAGGGAGAGGAGAGCTGCTCTTGATGTTCGTCTGGCGGAGCTGAGGGAATTGTGGGCCCTTTTGATTTCTGAGACAGAGAAGAGGAACTTGAGGCTAGAAGAGGCTAACCGAGCGCAGCAGTTTTACGCAGATGCTGCAGAGGCTGAGGCCTGGATGGGAGAACAAGAGCTTCAtatgatgtcagaggaaaaggCAAAG GATGAGCAGAGTGCTTTGGTGATGGTGAAGAAACACCAGATTCTGGAGCAGGCTCTAGAGGACTATGCTCAGACCATCCACCAGCTGGCCAATAGCAGCAGACTTATGGTGAATAGTGAACACCCAGAGAG TGAAAGAATCACTCTGAGGCAGGCCCAGGTGGATAAACTGTACGCAGGGTTGAAGGATCTGGCAGAAGAGAGGAGGGGCAAACTGCAGGAGAGACTGAGACTGACCCAGCTGAAGAGAGAGGTGGATGATTTAGAGCAGTGGATCGCTGAAAGAGAGGTTGTCGCTGGGTCTCACGAACTCGGACAGGACTACGAACATGTGACG ATGTTGCGTGATAAATTCCGGGAGTTTGCGCGGGACACCAGCACAATTGGCCAGGAGCGTGTGGATGCAGTGAATGACCAGGCAGATGAACTTATTGAGTCAGGTCATCCTGAAAATGCCAGTGTGGCTGAATGGAAGGACGGGCTCAATGAGGCCTGGGCTGACCTGCTCGAGCTCAttgacacacgcacacagatgCTTGCCGCCTCGTACGAGTTGCACCGCTTCCATCAGGACGCCCGGGAAGCTCTGGGGCTCATACGGGAGAAGAAGGAAACACTAGCAGGGGCTGAACTCGGACGGGACCTGAACACTGTCCAACACTTGCTTAGACAGCATACGGCATATGAGCATGATGTACAGGCACTGAGTGGACAG ATCACACAGGTTCAGGATGATGCTGCACGTCTACAGAAAGCATATGCTGGAGAGAAAGCTGATGATATCCATCGACACGAGCGTGCGGTCACAGAGGCCTGGGAGGGGCTTCAATCTGCCACTCAAGCCAGACGGCTACTCCTACTGGACACAGTGGAGAAGTTCAGATTCTTAAACATGGTCAGAGACCTAATGCTGTGGATGGAGGGAGTCAGTTTACAAATCCAGTCACATGACAGCCCAAG GGACGTCTCCTCAGCTGGTCTGGTCATTGCCAACCATCAGGATATTAAGTCTGAGATAGAGACCAGAGCAGACAGCTTTACCGCAAGCAGTGAAATGGGACGCACCCTCATCAACAACAACCACTATGCTTCAGATGAG ATTCAAGAGAAATTGGATCAGCTTCAGGCCAGACGCACTGAAATTAATCAGAAGTGGCAAGAGAAAATGGATCACTTACAGATCG tTCTAGAGGTGTTACAGTTTAGCAGGGATGCATCTATGGCCGAGTCATGGCTGGCAGGACAGGAGCCACTGGTCAGGGGAGCAGAATTGGGCTCTAACGTCGATGAGGTTGAGAGTCTTATCAAACGCCATGAAGCCTTTGAAAAACTGGCAGCAGGCTGGGAAGATCGTTTCACACAGCTAGAGAAGCTCACCACG CTGGAGGAACAGGAAATTCAAAGAAGACGGGAAGAGGAAGAGAGGGCCCGACGACCACCCACACCTCCCCCTGTGGAGGAGGTAGTACAGTCTGAGATAAACGATTCTGctgcaag GACGAGTCTGGATCAGACTACATTGAACCAGTCAGTATCTGTCAATGGGGACTACAGTGACCAGGAAACATCACAG TCATTATCGGTCTCTGTTTCTGAACTCAAGAAACCTGAACCTAAACCAGAGAGTAAACCTCAGTGTAACCCAGTTTCTAAGCCTGTGCCTAAAGCCCACAAGGCACAGGAGCGT ggatcagaatcagaatctgtAAACGGTCCGGGCCGTGACAGCGGTCTAGACTCAGCATCACGGCAAGACCCTTCAGCTACACTGCCAGGGCGAGGAGGAGCAGAGGCGGCCACAGAAATTATGGAGGGCATCCTTTGCAGGAAACAGGAAATGGAATCGCACAACAAAAAAGCAGCCACCAG ATCGTGGCAGAATGTATATTGCATATTACGTAAAGGCAGTCTGGGCTTCTATAAGGACAACAAGAGTGCCTCGAGTGGAATCCCCTACCATGGAGAAGTTCCCATCAGCCTTACTGAGGCTGTCTGTGAGGTCGCCCATGACtacaagaaaagaaaacatgTATTTAAACTTAG GCTTGGGGATGGAAAAGAGTTCTTGTTCCAAGCAAAGGATGAG GCTGAGATGAGTTCATGGATTCAAGCAATCCAGTCATCCTTGTCGTCCACCGAGCATTCACCGGGTGGCACACGAGGTCTGAGTCGGGCGATGACCATGCCGCCTATGTCTCCCAGCTCGGGCGATGCAGGAGGTGTAACCATGCGCAACAAAGATGGCAAAGAGAGAGACCGCGAGAAGCGCttcagtttctttggcaagaagaAATAA